One segment of Triticum aestivum cultivar Chinese Spring chromosome 2A, IWGSC CS RefSeq v2.1, whole genome shotgun sequence DNA contains the following:
- the LOC123189082 gene encoding poly(A) polymerase I: MALRSPELRFAASTGLGALSRPSRLAPSPLAALASPRRRRRGPSPSPSPSPSDSNPSTASAGDADGPEWKKVSAKRFGYKESMIPDEAWNVLHQLRSRGYDVYLVGGCVRDLIMKKIPKDFDIITTADLRQVKDTFVGSAVIVGRRFPIVHVHDNNSIVEVSSFNTYVRGSTGNQMPTSKSPHCSKNDYLRWKNCQGRDFTINGLMFNPYSEKIYDYLGGIEDIKKAKVRTVIPAATSFHEDCARILRAIRIAARLGFSFPKETAYYVRNLACSVARLDKGRLLMEVNYMLAYGSAEASLRLLWRFGLLEHLLPFQAAYFSSTLFKRKDNGTNMLLVLFSKLDSFLAPNRPCHNSLWISILAFHEALVRKPRDPLVVATFALAVYLGGDLPLAVDIGQSINRQHDAGFAELLEPRMRGKKGLLAEVKDLAISMRQALTEMTDEYYVANAMAKIPQAPSSDLVFIPLQAYLKVLKLIERVQHGKKEIGYEPKSDGNIDYHNLANGTPAEVRNLFTLVVFDTIYPPNLEKEDDSSRR, encoded by the exons ATGGCGCTTCGCTCGCCGGAGCTGCGCTTCGCCGCCTCCACCGGGCTCGGCGCGCTCTCCCGGCCCAGCCGCCTCGCTCCTTCCCCCCTCGCCGCGCTCGCTTCcccccgccgacgccgccgcggcCCGTCCCCTTCCCCTTCTCCCTCGCCCTCCGACTCCAACCCCTCGACCGCCTCCGCCG GCGACGCGGACGGGCCGGAATGGAAGAAGGTCAGCGCAAAGCGGTTCGGGTACAAGGAGTCCATGATCCCCGATGAGGCATGGAACGTCCTCCACCAACTCCGTAGCAGAG GATATGATGTGTACTTGGTTGGTGGTTGTGTTCGAGATCTCATAATGAAGAAAATCCCAAAAGATTTTGACATAATAACAACAGCTGATCTTAGGCAG GTGAAAGACACCTTTGTAGGATCAGCTGTTATAGTAGGAAGGCGGTTTCCCATAGTTCATGTACATGACAATAATTCCATTGTTGAG GTGTCAAGTTTTAATACTTACGTTCGAGGGTCAACTGGCAATCAAATGCCCACTTCAAAGAGCCCACATTGTAGCAAGAACGATTATTTACGCTGGAAAAACTGCCAAGGGAGGGACTTCACTATTAATGG ATTAATGTTCAATCCATATTCAGAAAAGATCTACGACTACCTGGGAGGCATTGAAGATATTAAGAAAGCTAAG GTTCGTACTGTTATTCCCGCCGCCACTTCGTTCCATGAGGATTGTG CTCGTATTCTACGTGCAATCAGAATTGCAGCTCGATTAGGATTCAGCTTTCCCAAAGAAACAGCTTATTATGTGAGAAATCTTGCCTGTTCTGTGGCAAGACTTGACAAG GGAAGATTACTCATGGAGGTTAACTATATGCTTGCTTATGGTTCAGCTGAAGCTTCTTTAAGGTTGCTTTGGCGATTTGGTCTTCTTGAACATTTATTGCCCTTTCAG GCTGCATATTTTTCTTCAACTCTTTTTAAGAGGAAGGATAATGGGACTAACATGTTGCTG GTCCTATTTTCTAAGCTGGATAGTTTTCTTGCACCTAACAGGCCATGCCATAATAGTTTATG GATAAGCATTTTAGCGTTCCATGAGGCGTTGGTGCGCAAACCACGGGATCCTTTGGTGGTGGCTACTTTTGCACTTGCTGTATACCTTGGAGGTGATCTGCCACTGGCAGTGGATATTGGACAATCAATCAACCGTCAACATGATGCTGGGTTTGCAGAGCTCTTGGAACCACGGATGCGGGGCAAAAAAGGGTTATTAGCTGAAGTAAAAGACCTTGCTATCTCAATGAGGCAGGCATTAACTGAAATGACTGACGAGTATTATGTTGCAAATGCTATGGCGAAAATCCCTCAAGCACCGTCCTCAGATCTT GTATTTATCCCACTACAAGCATACTTGAAGGTTCTCAAATTAATTGAGCGTGTTCAACATGGAAAAAAGGAGATTGGTTACGAACCAAAAAGCGATGGAAATATCGATTATCACAATTTAGCAAATGGTACACCTGCTGAAGTAAGAAATCTCTTCACGCTGGTTGTCTTTGACAcgatataccccccgaacctggaGAAAGAAGATGACAGCTCTAGAAGATGA